One segment of Fuscovulum ytuae DNA contains the following:
- the ilvC gene encoding ketol-acid reductoisomerase: protein MRVYYDRDCDVNLIKDKKVAILGYGSQGHAHALNLRDSGAKNLVVALRPGSPSAKKAEAEGLKVMGISEAAAWCDLIMFTMPDELQAATYKAYVHDHLREGAAIAFAHGLNVHFGLIEPKAGVDVIMMAPKGPGHTVRGEYTKGGGVPCLVAVHQDATGKAMEIGLSYCSAIGGGRSGIIETNFRQECETDLFGEQAVLCGGLVELIRMGFETLVEAGYEPEMAYFECLHEVKLIVDLIYEGGIANMNYSISNTAEYGEYVSGPRILPYDETKARMKAVLTDIQTGKFVRDFMQENAVGQPFFKATRRINDEHQIEQVGEKLRAMMPWISKGKMVDRARN, encoded by the coding sequence ATGCGCGTCTATTACGATCGTGACTGCGACGTGAACCTCATCAAGGACAAGAAGGTCGCCATCCTCGGCTACGGCTCGCAAGGCCATGCCCACGCCCTCAACCTCCGCGACTCGGGCGCCAAGAACCTCGTCGTCGCCCTCCGCCCCGGCTCGCCCTCCGCCAAAAAGGCCGAAGCCGAAGGCCTCAAGGTCATGGGCATTTCTGAGGCCGCCGCATGGTGCGACCTCATCATGTTCACCATGCCCGATGAACTTCAGGCCGCCACCTACAAGGCCTATGTCCATGACCACCTCCGCGAAGGCGCCGCCATTGCCTTTGCCCACGGCCTGAACGTCCATTTCGGCCTGATCGAACCGAAAGCCGGCGTCGATGTCATCATGATGGCCCCCAAAGGCCCCGGCCACACCGTCCGCGGCGAATACACCAAGGGCGGCGGCGTCCCCTGCCTCGTCGCCGTCCACCAAGACGCGACCGGCAAAGCGATGGAGATCGGCCTCTCCTACTGCTCCGCCATCGGCGGCGGCCGCTCCGGCATCATCGAAACCAACTTCCGTCAGGAATGCGAAACCGATCTCTTCGGCGAACAGGCCGTCCTCTGCGGTGGCCTCGTCGAACTGATCCGCATGGGCTTTGAGACGCTGGTCGAAGCGGGCTACGAACCCGAAATGGCCTATTTCGAATGCCTGCACGAGGTGAAGCTGATCGTCGACCTGATCTACGAAGGCGGCATCGCGAACATGAACTACTCCATCTCGAACACCGCCGAATACGGCGAATACGTCTCGGGCCCGCGCATCCTGCCCTATGATGAGACGAAGGCGCGCATGAAGGCCGTGCTGACCGACATCCAGACCGGCAAATTCGTGCGCGACTTCATGCAGGAAAACGCCGTGGGTCAGCCCTTCTTCAAGGCCACCCGCCGCATCAATGACGAGCATCAGATCGAACAGGTCGGCGAGAAACTCCGCGCCATGATGCCCTGGATTTCGAAGGGCAAGATGGTCGACCGCGCGCGGAACTGA
- a CDS encoding Lrp/AsnC family transcriptional regulator, whose translation MLDETDRRILRQYLAEPGMARAELASRAGVTVATLWRRLERLQAAGVIRAERAVIDWRALGYAVEVSLRFTLDKTDPRAFDTFIAAAREVPEVLAIETFLGRVDVRLNVIARDMAHYQEVYRTRILTLPHIAEVEALMLISTIKEGEALPL comes from the coding sequence ATGCTTGACGAGACGGATCGGCGCATCCTGCGGCAGTATCTGGCGGAGCCGGGGATGGCGCGGGCGGAGCTGGCTTCGCGGGCGGGGGTGACGGTGGCGACGCTGTGGCGGCGGCTGGAGCGGTTGCAGGCGGCGGGGGTGATCCGGGCGGAGCGGGCGGTGATCGACTGGCGGGCCTTGGGCTATGCGGTGGAGGTTTCGTTGCGGTTTACCTTGGACAAGACGGACCCGCGGGCCTTTGACACCTTTATTGCGGCGGCGCGGGAGGTGCCGGAGGTTCTGGCCATCGAGACGTTTCTGGGACGGGTGGATGTGCGGCTGAACGTGATCGCGCGGGATATGGCGCATTATCAGGAGGTCTATCGCACGCGCATCCTGACGTTGCCGCATATCGCGGAGGTGGAGGCGTTGATGCTGATCTCGACCATCAAGGAGGGGGAGGCGCTGCCGCTGTGA
- a CDS encoding Lrp/AsnC family transcriptional regulator produces MIDLDDVDRGICRALALEGGLSAGELGRRFGLSQPAAWRRVKRLEEAGVIAGRRVEVDRAALGFGVTVFLGVKLAARGRVSLEDFERAVTAIPEVQVVQHVLGLFDYRLRVVARDIADFERVLRRRIMTLPGVGNVEANVLLTEERRPGPLG; encoded by the coding sequence GTGATTGATCTGGATGATGTGGACCGGGGCATCTGCCGGGCTTTGGCCTTGGAGGGCGGGCTGTCGGCAGGAGAGTTGGGGCGGCGCTTTGGGCTGAGCCAGCCTGCGGCATGGCGGCGGGTGAAGCGGCTGGAGGAGGCGGGAGTCATCGCGGGGCGGCGGGTCGAGGTGGACCGCGCAGCGCTTGGCTTTGGCGTGACGGTGTTTCTGGGGGTGAAGCTGGCGGCGCGCGGGCGGGTCAGCCTTGAGGATTTCGAGCGGGCGGTGACGGCGATCCCAGAGGTGCAGGTGGTGCAGCATGTGCTGGGGCTGTTCGATTACCGGCTGCGCGTGGTGGCCCGCGACATCGCGGATTTCGAGCGGGTGCTGCGGCGGCGGATCATGACGCTGCCCGGGGTGGGGAATGTCGAGGCGAATGTGCTGTTGACCGAAGAGCGGCGACCGGGGCCGCTGGGCTAG
- a CDS encoding methyltransferase family protein, producing MDQVGSGSFALAEEPPRSATPTLQMAVVALSFLLAAWVVLWLRPTQDPAMAAVLMIVMMAVPGALSEYFLVQRRAGPADGMRRDRGQASAARVMQKIVGLWAIYGAMLFAYLMLPVYDAPLYDAFLRTFPVVLPWIMGLSIPYIALVDSLQTEPEDRLWRFGGLLLLREVDRDGIGNWLLGWLVKAFFLPLMFCFLTGYIADLWAFKLTDEGFGYRLFILSYQSLYFIDVAVGTLGYCMTLRLLGTHIRSAQPTVAGWVVALMCYPPFWPAISQAYLRYNPDWEWEAWLAGSPVLFAIWAVMILACLVVYVWATMAFGLRFSNLTHRGVITNGPYRYTKHPAYIAKNLSWWLVAIPFIPEDGSFLTALACCFMLLGVNTVYFLRAKTEERHMMEDPAYRAYAAWIERNGIFRRR from the coding sequence ATGGACCAGGTAGGCAGTGGCAGCTTTGCCTTGGCCGAGGAGCCGCCGCGTTCGGCAACGCCGACCCTTCAGATGGCGGTGGTGGCCCTTTCATTCCTGCTGGCGGCTTGGGTCGTGCTGTGGCTGCGCCCGACGCAGGACCCGGCCATGGCGGCGGTTCTGATGATTGTCATGATGGCGGTGCCGGGGGCCTTGTCAGAATATTTTCTGGTGCAGCGTCGGGCCGGGCCGGCAGATGGGATGCGGCGGGACCGGGGGCAGGCCTCGGCCGCGCGTGTGATGCAAAAGATCGTCGGGCTCTGGGCGATCTATGGGGCGATGCTCTTCGCCTATCTGATGCTGCCCGTCTATGATGCACCGCTTTACGACGCTTTCTTGCGCACCTTCCCGGTGGTGTTGCCATGGATCATGGGGCTGTCGATCCCTTACATCGCCTTGGTGGACAGTCTGCAGACAGAGCCAGAGGATCGGCTTTGGCGGTTTGGCGGCCTGCTCTTGCTGCGCGAGGTGGATCGCGACGGGATCGGGAATTGGCTGCTGGGCTGGCTGGTGAAGGCGTTTTTCCTGCCGCTGATGTTCTGCTTTCTGACCGGCTATATCGCCGATCTTTGGGCGTTCAAGCTGACTGATGAAGGGTTTGGATATCGGCTGTTCATCCTGTCTTACCAATCGCTTTATTTCATCGACGTGGCGGTTGGGACGCTGGGGTATTGCATGACGCTGCGCCTTCTGGGGACGCATATCCGCAGCGCGCAGCCGACGGTGGCGGGTTGGGTCGTGGCCTTGATGTGCTACCCGCCCTTCTGGCCTGCGATTTCGCAAGCCTATCTGCGCTATAATCCCGATTGGGAATGGGAGGCGTGGCTGGCCGGGTCGCCCGTGCTGTTTGCGATCTGGGCTGTGATGATCCTTGCCTGCCTTGTGGTGTATGTCTGGGCGACGATGGCCTTCGGGCTGCGGTTTTCGAACCTGACGCATCGCGGCGTGATCACCAACGGGCCTTACAGATATACCAAACATCCGGCCTATATCGCAAAGAACCTGTCTTGGTGGTTGGTGGCCATTCCCTTCATCCCCGAAGATGGGTCGTTCCTGACGGCATTGGCCTGCTGCTTTATGCTGTTGGGGGTGAATACCGTCTATTTCTTGCGGGCCAAGACCGAGGAACGCCATATGATGGAGGACCCCGCGTATCGCGCCTATGCGGCATGGATCGAACGCAACGGCATCTTCCGCCGCAGGTGA
- a CDS encoding aminotransferase class V-fold PLP-dependent enzyme — MTTLPLAHIDPDGLQEFSVVFTDRSLNHMSARFQGVMRDVSGLLKEVYNGSAVALVPGGGTYAMEAVARQFGKGSVLVVRNGWFSFRWTQIFDAGGFAAQTTVVMARQTGNDPRAPYAPPPVEEVVAKIHETKPEAVFAPHVETSAGIILPDDYIAKIAAAAHEVGAIMVLDCIASGCIWVDMAATGVDVLISAPQKGWSASPSAGVVVLSPKGEERLAATDSNSFALDLKKWRAIMAAYEGGGHAYHATMPTDAILGFRDAMLETKAMGFAEAKAAQWDLGQAVRALLARKGVPSVAAEGYQAPGVVVSYTDQPEVQNGAKFRAEGLQIAAGVPLQVGEGAEFKTFRLGLFGLDKLKDVPGTVARLEKAVEAVL; from the coding sequence ATGACCACGCTGCCGCTTGCCCATATCGACCCGGACGGGTTGCAGGAGTTTTCGGTCGTTTTCACCGACCGCAGCCTTAACCATATGTCGGCGCGGTTTCAGGGCGTGATGCGCGATGTGTCGGGCCTGCTGAAAGAGGTCTATAACGGATCGGCGGTTGCTTTGGTGCCCGGTGGCGGCACCTATGCCATGGAGGCCGTGGCGCGGCAGTTCGGCAAAGGGTCCGTGCTGGTGGTGCGGAACGGGTGGTTTTCCTTCCGCTGGACGCAGATTTTCGACGCGGGTGGCTTTGCCGCGCAGACCACGGTGGTGATGGCGCGGCAGACCGGGAATGACCCGCGCGCGCCTTACGCGCCGCCCCCGGTGGAAGAGGTGGTGGCCAAGATCCACGAGACGAAGCCCGAGGCCGTTTTTGCGCCGCATGTGGAGACGAGCGCGGGGATCATCCTGCCCGATGACTATATCGCGAAGATCGCCGCTGCCGCCCATGAGGTGGGGGCGATCATGGTGCTGGATTGCATCGCATCGGGCTGCATCTGGGTGGACATGGCGGCGACCGGGGTGGATGTGCTGATCTCGGCCCCGCAGAAGGGGTGGTCGGCGTCGCCCTCTGCCGGGGTGGTGGTGCTGTCGCCCAAGGGTGAAGAGCGGCTGGCGGCGACGGACAGCAATTCCTTCGCGCTGGACCTGAAGAAATGGCGAGCGATCATGGCGGCCTATGAGGGCGGCGGGCATGCCTATCATGCCACGATGCCGACGGATGCCATTCTGGGATTCCGCGATGCGATGCTCGAGACGAAGGCGATGGGCTTTGCCGAGGCGAAGGCCGCGCAATGGGACTTGGGGCAGGCGGTGCGGGCGTTGTTGGCGCGGAAGGGTGTACCGTCTGTGGCGGCTGAAGGCTATCAGGCACCGGGGGTGGTGGTGAGCTATACCGACCAACCCGAGGTGCAGAACGGGGCGAAATTCCGCGCCGAAGGCCTGCAGATTGCGGCAGGCGTGCCCTTGCAGGTGGGCGAGGGGGCAGAGTTCAAGACCTTCCGCCTTGGGCTGTTTGGGCTGGACAAACTGAAGGATGTGCCGGGCACGGTGGCGCGGCTGGAAAAGGCGGTAGAGGCGGTGCTGTAA